One genomic segment of Pelagerythrobacter marensis includes these proteins:
- a CDS encoding AraC family transcriptional regulator, with protein sequence MKKSEDVLSLDRPVIALRDEYPAGFVDAMHSHDFVQLLYASSGVMAVRTRDVSFVVPPQRAVWLPAGVEHEVACRGPVSLRTLYLKLSPEHVNTGCRVFEVSDLLRALILEVVEFPALYELEGREGAIISLLLGEVARMPNAPYQVVMPTDRRLLRVCNAILANPSDPRGLDDWAKIAGMGRRTLTRSFKQETGMGLAVWRQQVRLMEALSLLAAGASITQVAFEVGYESTSGFASMFRRTFGTAPSQYLDAAGSS encoded by the coding sequence ATGAAGAAAAGCGAAGACGTCCTTTCGCTGGATCGGCCGGTCATTGCCTTGCGCGACGAGTACCCCGCGGGCTTCGTCGACGCCATGCACAGCCATGATTTCGTTCAGCTACTCTACGCATCCTCCGGCGTAATGGCGGTTCGCACCCGCGACGTCAGCTTCGTGGTGCCGCCGCAGCGTGCCGTCTGGTTGCCGGCGGGTGTGGAGCACGAGGTGGCCTGCCGCGGCCCGGTCTCGCTTCGCACGCTCTATCTCAAACTGTCGCCCGAGCATGTGAATACTGGTTGCAGGGTCTTCGAAGTCTCGGACCTGCTGCGCGCCCTGATCCTGGAAGTGGTGGAGTTCCCGGCCCTGTACGAACTGGAAGGGCGCGAGGGGGCGATTATCTCGCTGCTTCTGGGGGAAGTCGCGCGGATGCCCAACGCCCCCTATCAGGTGGTCATGCCCACCGATCGCCGTTTGCTGCGGGTCTGCAATGCGATCCTCGCCAACCCATCTGATCCGCGGGGGCTGGACGATTGGGCCAAGATCGCAGGAATGGGCCGACGCACGCTTACCCGCAGTTTCAAGCAGGAAACCGGCATGGGGCTGGCGGTCTGGCGTCAGCAGGTGCGGCTGATGGAGGCGCTGTCGCTGCTGGCGGCCGGGGCTTCAATCACTCAGGTGGCGTTCGAAGTCGGTTACGAAAGCACAAGCGGGTTCGCTTCGATGTTTCGCCGCACTTTCGGCACTGCACCCAGCCAGTATCTCGACGCCGCCGGTTCGTCCTGA
- the truA gene encoding tRNA pseudouridine(38-40) synthase TruA, whose translation MTRFALTLEFDGTPFMGLQRQPHGPSVQESVERAIRAVTGEEVTLHSAGRTDTGVHALAMRSHVDIEKPFEPFRLMEALNALLRPDPIAVTGCQIVPDEWHARFSCTGRAYEYRIVNRRAPLTLERNRAWQVPQPLDAEAMHRAAQALVGRHDFTTFRSAHCQAASPVKTLDRLAVRRAGDEVLIAAEARSFLHHQVRSMVGCLALVGMGRWPVGQVASALAARDRQELGFNAPPHGLYFVKATYPGES comes from the coding sequence ATGACCCGCTTCGCCCTCACCCTCGAATTCGACGGCACGCCGTTCATGGGCCTGCAGCGCCAACCGCACGGGCCCAGCGTGCAGGAATCGGTCGAGCGCGCGATCCGGGCGGTGACGGGCGAAGAGGTAACGCTTCATTCGGCGGGGCGGACCGATACCGGCGTCCACGCACTGGCCATGCGCAGCCACGTCGATATCGAAAAGCCGTTCGAACCGTTCCGGCTGATGGAGGCGCTGAACGCCCTGCTTCGCCCCGATCCGATCGCGGTAACTGGCTGCCAGATTGTGCCGGACGAATGGCACGCGCGCTTTTCGTGCACCGGGCGGGCTTACGAATACAGGATCGTCAACCGGCGGGCGCCGCTGACGCTGGAGCGGAACCGCGCCTGGCAGGTGCCACAGCCGCTCGATGCCGAGGCCATGCATCGGGCGGCGCAGGCGCTGGTCGGGCGGCACGACTTCACGACCTTCCGCTCCGCCCACTGCCAGGCCGCCAGCCCGGTCAAGACACTCGACCGCCTGGCCGTGCGCCGCGCGGGCGACGAGGTTCTGATCGCAGCGGAGGCGCGAAGCTTCCTCCACCATCAGGTCCGCTCGATGGTCGGCTGCCTTGCGCTGGTGGGCATGGGCCGCTGGCCGGTCGGGCAGGTCGCCAGCGCGCTGGCAGCCCGCGACCGGCAGGAACTGGGCTTCAACGCGCCGCCCCACGGCCTGTACTTCGTGAAGGCGACTTATCCCGGCGAGAGTTGA
- a CDS encoding DUF2141 domain-containing protein — MIMRLFASLGFAGALAAALSVHAAEPAANELTIEINHLRNGKGMIHACLTRDHDHFPDCAADTDALRLSVRTRDAGALRFRGVPGGTYALSIIHDENGNGKLDTFAKIPREGYGFSGNPPVRFGPPKFEEARFELTPGPNRQQVRVRYLL, encoded by the coding sequence ATGATCATGCGACTTTTCGCCAGCCTGGGTTTCGCCGGCGCTCTCGCAGCCGCCCTGTCGGTTCACGCGGCAGAGCCTGCGGCGAACGAACTGACCATAGAAATCAACCACTTGCGGAACGGCAAGGGCATGATCCATGCCTGTCTGACGCGCGACCACGATCATTTTCCCGATTGCGCCGCCGACACCGATGCCCTTCGCCTGAGCGTGCGGACACGCGATGCCGGCGCGTTGCGTTTCCGGGGCGTTCCCGGCGGAACATATGCCCTGTCGATCATTCACGACGAAAACGGCAACGGCAAGCTCGATACCTTCGCGAAGATCCCGCGCGAGGGTTACGGCTTTTCCGGTAATCCCCCGGTACGGTTCGGCCCGCCGAAGTTCGAAGAGGCCCGGTTCGAACTGACCCCTGGCCCCAATCGCCAGCAGGTGCGCGTACGCTACCTGCTCTAG
- a CDS encoding asparaginase — protein sequence MSQPHIRILATGGTIAGIAGSAIRHDYRAGEIGIDEYLEKVGGLGLGGELSGTQIANIDSANIGPAVWNTLHDAAQAALAETDCCGVIVTHGTDTLEETAFLLDQTLPAHKPVVVVGAMRPADAVGYDGLRNFANAVRVANDPDAAGRGVLVVMGDRVFAARDVYKVRTRGTEAFRGFPRESVGLVTPASLEWFGAPWRRGNEAAFGWPSAFPEVPIAYIHAGFDAGDLRRQVAETTRGIVIAGVGEGNMPDLVREELAVLAARGICVVRASRADEGFVDREPDDDVHGFVAGRALNPQKARILLQLLLASGASDPAVIQRAFDGG from the coding sequence ATGAGCCAGCCGCACATTCGCATCCTCGCCACCGGAGGCACGATCGCAGGGATCGCCGGATCCGCGATCAGGCACGACTATCGCGCGGGCGAAATCGGGATCGACGAATATCTGGAGAAAGTCGGCGGTCTGGGCCTCGGCGGGGAACTGTCCGGCACGCAGATCGCGAATATCGATTCGGCCAATATCGGTCCGGCTGTCTGGAACACGCTGCATGACGCCGCGCAGGCGGCATTGGCGGAAACGGATTGCTGCGGCGTTATCGTGACGCACGGAACCGATACGCTGGAAGAAACCGCCTTCCTGCTCGACCAGACGTTGCCCGCGCACAAGCCGGTGGTCGTGGTCGGGGCCATGCGTCCGGCGGATGCCGTCGGGTATGACGGGTTGCGCAATTTCGCCAATGCGGTGCGGGTTGCGAACGATCCTGATGCGGCGGGGCGCGGCGTGCTGGTGGTGATGGGCGACCGCGTGTTCGCCGCGCGCGACGTTTACAAGGTGCGCACCCGCGGGACGGAGGCTTTTCGCGGCTTCCCCCGCGAATCGGTCGGGCTGGTGACGCCGGCCTCGCTCGAATGGTTCGGTGCCCCCTGGCGCAGGGGAAACGAGGCCGCGTTCGGTTGGCCGTCGGCGTTCCCGGAGGTGCCGATTGCCTATATCCACGCAGGGTTCGATGCGGGCGATCTGCGGCGACAGGTCGCCGAGACTACGCGCGGCATTGTGATCGCGGGGGTGGGGGAGGGGAATATGCCCGACCTGGTTCGCGAGGAACTGGCCGTTCTGGCCGCGCGCGGCATCTGCGTGGTCCGGGCCAGCCGGGCCGACGAGGGTTTCGTCGACCGCGAACCTGACGACGATGTGCACGGATTTGTCGCAGGGCGGGCGCTCAATCCACAAAAGGCGCGCATTCTGCTGCAATTGCTGCTGGCGAGCGGCGCAAGCGATCCCGCCGTCATTCAGCGCGCTTTCGACGGGGGATAG
- a CDS encoding alpha/beta hydrolase, producing the protein MSSTPMSRIGDDPIDPDIRRFVDAVNAAYAEFAGQTGQDHAARRAVAERVREKWRSGGPEMAETREMEVNGLRVRAHRPSSQATGPAMLYIHGGGWTLFSIDTHDRLMREYAARAGIVVIGVDYSLSPESKFPIALEEIVATIDWMEAEAESLGIDPGRILVGGDSAGANLAVAACIVRRDRGRSRLAGMVLNYGAFAAEPTDSYDRFDGDLFSLERAEMDAFWDNYVTRPEDLANPLVAPLHGDLHDLPPAFLAIAECDILADCNLEMARKLAAAGVETEAKVYVGATHSFLEAMSIAPLASRALDDQAAWIAQTLARDDGRP; encoded by the coding sequence GTGAGCAGCACCCCAATGTCGCGCATTGGCGACGACCCGATCGATCCTGATATTCGCCGTTTCGTCGATGCCGTGAATGCGGCTTATGCCGAATTCGCCGGGCAGACCGGTCAGGACCATGCCGCGCGCCGCGCAGTGGCCGAGCGGGTTCGGGAAAAATGGCGCAGCGGCGGCCCGGAAATGGCTGAAACCCGGGAGATGGAAGTAAACGGCCTGCGGGTCAGGGCTCACCGGCCCAGTTCGCAAGCGACCGGGCCGGCCATGCTCTACATCCACGGTGGGGGCTGGACTTTGTTCAGCATCGATACGCACGATCGGCTCATGCGCGAATACGCTGCACGCGCCGGGATCGTGGTCATCGGCGTGGATTACAGTCTGTCACCGGAAAGCAAGTTTCCCATCGCGCTGGAGGAAATCGTCGCCACGATCGACTGGATGGAGGCTGAAGCGGAGTCGCTCGGGATCGACCCAGGCCGCATATTGGTCGGCGGCGATTCCGCGGGTGCCAACCTGGCGGTGGCCGCCTGCATCGTGCGCCGCGACCGGGGGCGCAGCCGATTGGCCGGCATGGTGCTCAACTACGGCGCCTTTGCCGCCGAACCGACCGACAGCTATGATCGCTTCGATGGCGATCTGTTTTCTCTGGAAAGGGCGGAGATGGATGCGTTCTGGGATAATTACGTAACCCGTCCAGAAGACCTCGCGAACCCGCTCGTCGCCCCCCTCCACGGCGATTTGCACGATCTGCCCCCGGCATTTCTGGCAATCGCTGAATGCGACATTCTGGCCGATTGCAATCTGGAAATGGCGCGAAAGCTCGCTGCGGCCGGGGTCGAGACGGAAGCCAAAGTCTATGTCGGCGCAACGCACAGCTTTCTGGAAGCGATGTCGATCGCCCCGCTGGCGTCGCGCGCGCTGGACGATCAGGCAGCCTGGATCGCCCAAACCCTGGCCAGGGACGATGGACGCCCGTGA
- the fmt gene encoding methionyl-tRNA formyltransferase — protein sequence MRIVFMGTPDFAVPALKALHAAGHTLVGVYSQPPRPAGRGKKLQPSPVQREAEILDIPVRSPVSLRSDEVQAEFAQLKPDLAVVAAYGLILPQAVLDIPTYGCLNIHASLLPKWRGAAPIQRAILAGDSVTGVTIMQMEAGLDTGPMLATARTPVEDKTAGELTEELAEIGAQLMVGTLIDLPALQPVPQDDAMASHAPKIDKAEARIDWSHDAEAIERQVRAFAPFPGSWFTLGGERIKILAADVVAQEGTPGVVLDDDLAIACGYAALRPTRIQRAGKPAMEVAAFLRGRAVPTGMMVE from the coding sequence ATGCGCATCGTCTTTATGGGAACGCCCGATTTCGCAGTGCCGGCGCTGAAGGCGCTGCACGCGGCCGGGCACACGCTTGTCGGCGTCTATAGCCAGCCGCCGCGCCCGGCCGGACGGGGCAAGAAGCTCCAGCCCTCGCCGGTTCAGCGCGAGGCGGAGATACTCGACATTCCGGTGCGTTCCCCGGTCTCGCTGCGATCGGACGAGGTGCAGGCGGAATTCGCGCAGCTTAAGCCGGACCTAGCGGTGGTTGCCGCATATGGATTGATCCTGCCCCAGGCCGTGCTCGACATCCCGACTTATGGCTGCCTGAACATCCACGCCAGCCTGCTGCCGAAATGGCGCGGCGCCGCGCCGATCCAGCGCGCGATCCTGGCGGGCGATTCGGTCACCGGGGTCACCATCATGCAGATGGAGGCCGGGCTCGACACCGGCCCCATGCTCGCCACCGCCCGCACTCCTGTGGAAGACAAGACCGCTGGCGAACTGACCGAAGAACTGGCGGAAATCGGCGCGCAACTGATGGTCGGCACACTGATCGACCTGCCTGCCCTGCAGCCCGTTCCGCAGGACGATGCAATGGCGTCCCACGCGCCGAAGATCGACAAGGCGGAGGCGCGGATCGACTGGTCGCACGATGCCGAAGCGATCGAGCGCCAGGTGCGCGCCTTCGCCCCGTTTCCCGGGTCATGGTTCACCCTGGGTGGGGAGCGGATCAAGATCCTCGCCGCCGACGTCGTCGCGCAAGAGGGGACGCCGGGGGTGGTGCTGGATGACGATCTCGCCATCGCCTGCGGCTATGCCGCGCTGCGTCCGACACGCATCCAGCGCGCGGGCAAGCCGGCGATGGAAGTGGCGGCTTTCCTGCGCGGCCGGGCAGTGCCGACAGGAATGATGGTGGAATGA
- a CDS encoding zinc-binding dehydrogenase: MTTTGKQLFTTLESDGTLTVEIAQSEFPDPTGNQVLVRMEAAPINPSDLAILTGAADFENADYSPGKVVAKMPEPFNSGQKARHGQRLPAGNEGAGTVVATGDSDMAKALMGQRVACVPGTAYSEYAIADAAMCLPLGDHSAEAGASSFVNPMTALGFVENARMDGQKAILHTVGASNLGQMLNRICLEDGMGLVNIVRKDEQAKLLKDQGATHVVNSSDDDFLSQLKAAIDDTDAFYGFDPIGGGKMVDTCFKAMEQVAVGKMTEYSRYGSNQQKRMFIYGRLDFGPTTLTPSYGFGWTLSGWLLTPFLQNAGMETVMRMRKRVLDNLSTTFASKYKTKVDLEGMLTRDAILDYRQMKTGEKYLVTPQG; this comes from the coding sequence ATGACCACCACCGGCAAGCAGCTTTTCACCACTCTTGAAAGCGACGGTACGCTGACCGTCGAAATCGCGCAGAGCGAGTTTCCCGATCCCACCGGCAACCAGGTGCTGGTCAGGATGGAAGCCGCGCCGATCAACCCCTCTGACCTCGCGATCCTGACGGGCGCGGCCGATTTCGAGAATGCCGACTATTCGCCCGGCAAGGTCGTCGCCAAGATGCCCGAGCCGTTCAACTCGGGGCAGAAAGCCCGCCATGGCCAGCGCCTGCCCGCAGGCAATGAGGGTGCCGGCACCGTCGTCGCCACCGGCGACAGCGACATGGCCAAGGCGCTGATGGGCCAGCGGGTCGCTTGCGTGCCCGGCACCGCCTACAGCGAGTACGCGATCGCCGATGCTGCGATGTGCCTGCCGCTGGGCGATCACAGCGCCGAGGCCGGCGCGTCGAGCTTCGTCAATCCGATGACCGCGCTCGGCTTTGTCGAAAACGCCAGGATGGATGGCCAGAAGGCGATCCTGCACACCGTCGGTGCGTCGAACCTCGGCCAGATGCTCAACCGTATCTGCCTCGAAGACGGCATGGGCCTCGTCAACATCGTCCGCAAGGACGAGCAGGCGAAACTGCTCAAAGACCAGGGCGCGACGCATGTCGTGAACTCGTCGGACGACGACTTCCTGAGCCAGCTCAAGGCGGCGATCGACGATACCGACGCCTTCTACGGCTTCGATCCGATCGGCGGCGGCAAGATGGTCGATACCTGCTTCAAGGCGATGGAACAGGTCGCGGTCGGCAAGATGACCGAATATTCGCGCTACGGTTCGAACCAGCAGAAGCGCATGTTCATCTACGGGCGTCTCGACTTCGGGCCGACCACGCTGACGCCCAGCTACGGGTTCGGCTGGACCCTGTCGGGCTGGCTGCTGACGCCGTTCCTGCAGAATGCAGGGATGGAAACCGTAATGCGGATGCGCAAGCGGGTGCTCGACAACCTCAGCACCACTTTCGCCAGTAAATACAAGACCAAGGTCGATCTGGAAGGGATGCTGACCAGGGACGCGATCCTCGACTATCGCCAGATGAAGACCGGCGAGAAATATCTCGTCACGCCGCAGGGCTAA
- a CDS encoding alpha/beta fold hydrolase, protein MTRTPIAHFILFAALALDLAPTGAAAAAEPDPAEPGPAVERYGVDLEHFVYPWPVETMPVEVGESSGQMAFMDLTPERPNGRSVVLLHGKNFCGATWHDTAQALREAGYRVLIPDQVGFCKSSKPREAQYTFAMLASFTRKLMERQGIAQAAIVGHSTGGMLAMHFAHAYPEATRQLVLINPLGLTDRMAEGVPYVPLSQLIEQERAKDYEAIRRYQLDTYYHGNWQPRYDRWVRMLAGQYASGDAVAHAQAKTSEMILTQPISQHIERIAMPVTLMIGMRDTTTFGKGQAPQAVQQRLEAIPALAMSAAPRFPAATLVTFDDLGHSPQVEAPDVFEPRLLQALARGENRAATGI, encoded by the coding sequence ATGACGAGGACGCCGATCGCCCATTTCATTCTGTTCGCCGCGCTTGCGCTCGACCTCGCCCCAACGGGCGCAGCCGCTGCTGCCGAACCTGACCCGGCCGAGCCGGGCCCGGCGGTCGAACGCTACGGCGTGGACCTCGAACACTTCGTCTACCCCTGGCCGGTCGAGACCATGCCGGTCGAAGTGGGCGAAAGCAGCGGACAGATGGCCTTCATGGACCTCACCCCCGAAAGGCCCAACGGGCGCAGCGTGGTCCTGCTGCACGGCAAGAACTTCTGCGGCGCGACCTGGCACGACACGGCCCAGGCGCTGCGGGAGGCCGGCTATCGCGTGCTGATCCCCGACCAGGTAGGCTTCTGCAAGTCGTCCAAGCCGCGCGAGGCGCAATATACCTTCGCCATGCTGGCATCGTTCACGCGCAAGCTGATGGAGCGGCAGGGGATCGCGCAGGCCGCGATCGTCGGCCATTCGACCGGCGGGATGCTGGCGATGCATTTCGCCCACGCCTATCCGGAAGCGACGCGACAGCTCGTGCTGATCAACCCCCTCGGCCTGACCGACCGCATGGCCGAAGGCGTGCCCTACGTGCCCCTGTCGCAATTGATCGAGCAGGAGCGGGCGAAAGATTACGAGGCGATCCGCCGCTATCAGCTCGACACTTACTATCACGGCAACTGGCAGCCGCGTTACGACCGGTGGGTGCGAATGCTGGCCGGGCAATATGCCAGCGGCGACGCCGTGGCCCATGCCCAGGCCAAGACCAGCGAGATGATCCTGACCCAGCCGATCTCGCAGCACATCGAACGCATCGCCATGCCGGTAACCTTGATGATCGGGATGCGCGACACCACCACCTTCGGCAAGGGGCAGGCCCCGCAGGCGGTGCAGCAGCGGCTGGAGGCGATCCCGGCCCTCGCCATGTCCGCCGCGCCGCGTTTTCCCGCAGCGACGCTGGTGACGTTCGACGATCTGGGCCATTCGCCGCAAGTCGAGGCACCCGACGTGTTCGAGCCGCGCCTGCTCCAGGCGCTGGCCCGGGGCGAGAACCGCGCCGCCACCGGGATATGA